From Pseudomonas triticicola, a single genomic window includes:
- a CDS encoding lipopolysaccharide kinase InaA family protein, giving the protein MAVQAAVEANIAPQDGFDYYWAQRGEWVEEPNVRRGGESGVQRIVGRDGQLLYAKRQTGHIYRSWLHPFGRPTVLRELDALTGLSKLGVRVPQIVFCGAQPDPQHKWRALLVTKSLDGFQELEHWLAASGGRDQCGDLVYEKVLKDLAENLARMHKGRWQHSCIYIKHVFVRVTGEGEAAQVEVALIDLEKCRQRLTPYRAAQHDMKQLRRHSSFRDADWKKLVYFYETAFGSAIKGL; this is encoded by the coding sequence ATGGCAGTGCAAGCAGCGGTTGAAGCGAATATCGCTCCACAGGATGGTTTCGATTATTACTGGGCCCAGCGTGGCGAATGGGTGGAAGAGCCCAACGTACGTCGCGGTGGCGAAAGCGGGGTGCAGCGTATCGTCGGCCGTGACGGCCAGTTGCTGTACGCCAAGCGCCAGACCGGGCACATCTATCGCAGCTGGTTGCACCCCTTCGGTCGCCCGACCGTATTGCGCGAACTCGACGCGCTGACCGGCCTGAGCAAACTCGGCGTGCGCGTACCGCAAATCGTTTTCTGCGGTGCTCAGCCCGATCCACAACACAAGTGGCGCGCACTGCTTGTCACCAAGTCCCTCGACGGTTTCCAGGAACTGGAGCACTGGCTGGCCGCCTCCGGTGGTCGCGATCAATGCGGCGACTTGGTTTACGAGAAAGTCCTCAAGGACCTCGCCGAGAACCTGGCACGCATGCACAAGGGCCGCTGGCAGCACAGCTGCATCTACATCAAGCACGTTTTCGTTCGGGTCACCGGTGAAGGCGAAGCGGCGCAGGTTGAAGTGGCGTTGATCGATCTGGAGAAGTGCCGTCAGCGTCTGACACCCTATCGCGCCGCGCAGCATGACATGAAGCAACTGCGTCGCCATTCGTCGTTCCGCGATGCCGACTGGAAAAAACTCGTCTACTTTTATGAGACGGCGTTTGGCAGCGCTATCAAAGGTTTATAG
- a CDS encoding DUF1513 domain-containing protein, with translation MLRRQVLTLGSALLGAVTLGGWTLFKRKDQSPLLLSARDDTDGKHYAVGYRLDGTQVFATHVGQRCHDIINHPTQPLALFVARRPGTESYLIDLRDGKLLQTVTSQPNRHFYGHAVVHKDGEYLYATENDTTDPGRGLLGVYKFEGERLVHTGEISTHGLGPHQVSWMPDGETLVVANGGIRTEAESRVDMNLNAMEPSLVLMQRDGTLLSKETLAQQMNSVRHLGIASDGTIVAGQQFMGPSHERSELLAIKRPGQAFVAFPVAEDQLQAMGHYTASVAVHSDLRLVALTAPRGNRFFIWDLDSGELRLDAPLPDCAGVGAVKDGFVVTSGQGRCRYYDCRQEQLLAKPLELPAGLWDNHLHLMA, from the coding sequence ATGCTGCGACGTCAGGTTCTGACTTTAGGTAGTGCACTGCTGGGAGCAGTGACGCTGGGCGGCTGGACGCTGTTCAAACGCAAGGATCAGAGCCCGCTGCTGCTGTCGGCGCGTGACGATACTGACGGCAAGCATTACGCCGTCGGCTATCGGCTCGACGGTACGCAGGTGTTCGCCACCCACGTCGGCCAGCGTTGTCACGACATCATCAATCATCCGACGCAGCCGCTGGCGCTGTTCGTTGCACGGCGTCCGGGTACCGAGAGTTACCTGATCGACCTGCGCGACGGCAAGCTACTGCAGACCGTGACCTCGCAGCCGAACCGGCACTTCTACGGCCACGCCGTGGTGCACAAGGACGGCGAATACCTGTACGCAACCGAAAACGATACGACCGATCCTGGTCGCGGTTTGCTCGGTGTGTATAAGTTCGAAGGCGAGCGGCTGGTGCACACGGGCGAGATTTCCACTCACGGTCTCGGCCCGCATCAGGTGTCGTGGATGCCCGACGGCGAGACGCTGGTGGTGGCCAACGGCGGCATTCGCACCGAGGCGGAAAGCCGCGTCGACATGAATCTCAACGCCATGGAACCGAGCCTGGTGCTGATGCAGCGCGACGGCACGTTGCTGAGCAAGGAAACCCTCGCCCAGCAGATGAACAGCGTCCGCCACCTGGGCATCGCCAGTGACGGCACCATCGTTGCCGGTCAGCAATTCATGGGCCCGTCCCACGAACGCTCGGAGCTGTTGGCGATCAAGCGCCCCGGGCAAGCGTTCGTGGCGTTCCCGGTAGCGGAAGATCAGTTGCAGGCGATGGGGCACTACACCGCCAGCGTTGCGGTGCACAGCGACCTGCGTCTGGTCGCGTTGACAGCGCCGCGCGGCAACCGCTTCTTTATCTGGGATCTGGACAGCGGCGAACTGCGCCTCGATGCGCCTTTGCCTGATTGCGCCGGCGTTGGTGCGGTGAAGGATGGCTTTGTCGTGACTTCGGGTCAGGGCCGCTGCCGCTACTACGATTGCCGACAGGAACAACTGCTGGCCAAGCCGCTGGAATTGCCGGCGGGGCTCTGGGACAACCATCTGCACTTGATGGCCTGA
- a CDS encoding imelysin family protein, translating to MFRPKLLFTSLAALALGACSPQDPQAVTSAAIAKSVILPTYTRWVEADKQLAVSALAYCQGKETLETARADFLHAQKAWAELQPLLIGPLAEGNRSWQVQFWPDKKNLVGRQVEQLVVAQPQIDAAALAKSSVVVQGLSAYEYILFDAKPDVANDAQKAKYCPLLIAIGERQKQLAEEILQGWNNTDGMLAQMSKFPNQRYADSHEAIADLLRVQVTALDTLKKKLGTPMGRQSKGVPQPFQADAWRSQSSLTALEASLAAAKTVWEGVDNKGLRGLLPTEQKPLADKIDAAYAASLKLFDSTQRSLGEMLEDDAGRQQLNDIYDSLNVVHRLHEGELAKALGIQLGFNANDGD from the coding sequence ATGTTCCGTCCCAAGTTACTGTTCACCAGCCTTGCCGCGCTCGCCCTCGGCGCCTGCTCGCCGCAGGATCCGCAAGCGGTCACTTCGGCGGCGATCGCCAAATCGGTGATCCTGCCGACCTACACTCGCTGGGTCGAAGCCGACAAGCAACTGGCGGTCAGCGCCCTCGCCTACTGCCAGGGCAAAGAGACCCTGGAAACCGCCCGTGCCGATTTCCTCCACGCGCAAAAAGCCTGGGCCGAACTGCAACCGCTGTTGATCGGTCCGCTGGCCGAGGGCAATCGCTCGTGGCAAGTGCAGTTCTGGCCGGACAAGAAAAATCTGGTCGGCCGTCAGGTCGAGCAACTGGTCGTCGCCCAGCCGCAGATCGATGCCGCTGCGCTGGCCAAATCCAGCGTCGTCGTGCAGGGCCTGTCGGCTTACGAATACATCCTCTTCGACGCCAAGCCTGACGTCGCCAACGATGCGCAGAAAGCCAAATACTGCCCGCTGCTGATCGCCATCGGCGAACGCCAGAAGCAACTGGCCGAAGAGATCCTGCAGGGCTGGAACAACACCGACGGCATGCTCGCGCAAATGAGCAAGTTCCCTAACCAGCGCTACGCCGACTCCCACGAAGCGATCGCCGATCTGCTGCGCGTACAAGTGACGGCACTGGATACCCTGAAGAAAAAACTCGGCACGCCGATGGGCCGTCAGAGCAAGGGCGTACCGCAGCCGTTCCAGGCGGATGCGTGGCGCAGCCAGTCGTCGCTGACCGCACTGGAAGCCAGCCTTGCCGCCGCCAAAACCGTCTGGGAAGGCGTCGACAACAAAGGCCTGCGCGGTCTGCTGCCGACCGAGCAGAAACCGTTGGCGGACAAGATCGATGCTGCCTATGCCGCTTCGCTGAAGCTGTTTGACAGCACCCAGCGCTCGCTCGGCGAAATGCTCGAAGACGACGCCGGTCGCCAGCAACTCAACGATATCTACGACAGCCTCAACGTCGTCCATCGCCTGCATGAAGGTGAGCTGGCCAAGGCGCTGGGCATCCAACTGGGCTTCAACGCCAACGACGGTGACTGA
- the colR gene encoding two-component system response regulator ColR, whose product MRILLVEDNRDILANLADYLGMKGYTVDCAQDGLSGLHLAATEHYDLIVLDIMLPGIDGYTLCKRLREDARRDTPVIMLTARDQLDDRLQGFKSGADDYLIKPFALSELAARVEAVMRRAQGGGRRALQVGDLSYDLDTLEVTREGKLLKLNPVGLKLLAVLMQKSPHVLRREILEEALWGDDCPDSDSLRSHVHQLRQVIDKPFAKPLLHTVHGVGYRLAEGRDGV is encoded by the coding sequence ATGCGAATTCTGCTGGTCGAAGACAACCGTGACATCCTGGCCAATCTGGCCGATTACCTGGGCATGAAAGGCTATACCGTCGATTGCGCACAAGACGGCTTGTCCGGTCTGCATCTGGCGGCGACCGAGCATTACGACCTGATCGTGCTCGACATCATGCTGCCCGGCATCGACGGCTACACCTTGTGCAAGCGCCTGCGTGAAGACGCACGGCGTGATACGCCGGTGATCATGCTGACCGCCCGCGACCAACTCGATGACCGGCTGCAAGGCTTCAAGTCCGGCGCCGACGATTACCTGATCAAGCCGTTCGCTCTGTCCGAACTGGCCGCCCGCGTCGAAGCGGTCATGCGTCGTGCTCAGGGCGGCGGTCGCCGGGCATTGCAGGTCGGTGATCTGAGCTACGACCTCGACACCCTGGAAGTGACCCGCGAAGGCAAGCTGCTCAAGCTCAACCCGGTCGGTCTCAAGCTGCTCGCGGTGTTGATGCAGAAGAGCCCGCACGTGCTGCGTCGGGAGATTCTCGAGGAAGCGCTGTGGGGCGATGACTGCCCGGACAGCGACAGCCTGCGCAGCCATGTTCACCAATTGCGCCAGGTGATCGACAAGCCATTCGCCAAGCCACTGCTGCACACCGTGCACGGTGTCGGTTATCGCTTGGCCGAGGGGCGAGATGGAGTTTAA
- a CDS encoding phosphatase PAP2 family protein — protein sequence MVSTSALPASRPLNWWLCLGIPAAAAIILLLLELTDLDMVLAQMFYDPVAGDFIGRHSYFLEDILHDRAKQLVIGFSVFAILGFIGAFFIGRLKPFKRELGCLVLSLGLATSFVTPVKAVTAVQCPWSLEQFGGHETYSKLMEHRPATDKPGRCWPGGHAATGFTLFALFFVLRDRRPRLARQAFVFAFALGSVFSISRMMQGAHFFSHNVWTAIFCWLICLGAYYWVLYRPAGKTSTAMNTQPINA from the coding sequence ATGGTGTCGACCTCTGCCCTTCCCGCTTCAAGACCGCTGAACTGGTGGTTGTGTCTGGGCATTCCCGCAGCGGCGGCGATCATTCTGCTGTTGCTCGAACTGACCGATCTGGACATGGTTCTGGCGCAAATGTTCTACGACCCGGTCGCCGGCGATTTCATCGGACGGCACAGCTATTTTCTTGAAGACATCCTGCATGACCGGGCGAAACAGCTGGTGATCGGCTTCTCGGTGTTTGCCATCCTCGGCTTCATCGGAGCGTTTTTCATCGGAAGACTGAAACCGTTCAAGCGTGAATTGGGCTGTCTGGTGCTGTCGCTGGGGCTGGCGACTTCGTTTGTCACTCCGGTCAAAGCCGTCACCGCCGTGCAATGCCCATGGAGCCTGGAGCAATTCGGCGGCCACGAGACTTACAGCAAACTGATGGAGCATCGACCCGCCACTGACAAGCCGGGACGTTGCTGGCCGGGTGGCCATGCGGCAACCGGGTTTACGTTGTTTGCGTTGTTCTTCGTGTTGCGCGACCGGCGCCCGCGGCTGGCGCGGCAGGCGTTTGTATTTGCCTTCGCACTGGGCTCGGTGTTCTCGATCAGCCGCATGATGCAGGGCGCGCACTTCTTCTCGCACAACGTGTGGACGGCGATTTTCTGCTGGCTGATTTGTCTGGGGGCTTATTACTGGGTGCTGTATCGCCCGGCTGGCAAGACTTCGACGGCGATGAACACACAGCCGATCAATGCCTGA
- a CDS encoding efflux RND transporter periplasmic adaptor subunit, translating to MLRRRMLIMLGVVLLLVLVLGGYKAFSIYTMIQGFSKPKPPISVAVATAGEQPWQMRLPTVGSLKALQGVDLSLEVAGTVTELKFESGQKVKAGQPLLQLDSAVETALLETARADLGLAQLDFGRGAQLVDSRAISKGEYDRLSAVLQKNKATVNQLNASLAKKRILAPFSGTIGIRQVDVGDYLASGTKIATLQDLSSLYADFYVPEQAVPKLAIGQPVQFTVAAYPGQNFVGKISAINPIVESTTRNILVRATLANPDGKLLPGMFASLEVLLPDPQKHIVVPESAITYTLYGNSVYVVGQKKAEDGSVAKDENGQPLLIAERRFVETGERRDGLVMINKGVQSGEQVVTAGQIKLDNGAHIAISDDKTLGEQNSPPRAD from the coding sequence ATGCTGCGTCGCCGCATGCTGATCATGTTGGGTGTTGTTTTGCTGCTCGTCCTGGTGCTGGGCGGTTACAAGGCCTTTTCGATCTACACGATGATCCAGGGCTTTTCCAAACCGAAACCACCCATCAGCGTCGCCGTAGCCACCGCCGGCGAACAGCCATGGCAGATGCGCTTGCCCACTGTCGGTTCGCTCAAGGCATTGCAAGGTGTCGACTTGAGTCTGGAAGTCGCCGGCACCGTCACTGAACTCAAATTCGAATCCGGGCAGAAGGTCAAGGCCGGACAGCCGCTGCTGCAACTCGACAGCGCCGTCGAGACCGCTCTGCTGGAAACCGCCCGCGCCGACCTCGGCCTGGCACAACTGGACTTCGGCCGTGGTGCGCAACTGGTCGACAGCCGCGCGATCTCCAAAGGCGAGTACGACCGCCTCTCCGCCGTGCTGCAAAAGAACAAGGCCACGGTCAATCAGCTCAACGCGTCGCTGGCGAAAAAGCGCATCCTCGCGCCATTCAGCGGCACTATCGGCATCCGTCAGGTCGACGTCGGCGACTACCTCGCCAGCGGTACCAAAATCGCCACGTTGCAGGATTTGAGCAGCCTTTACGCTGACTTCTACGTGCCGGAACAAGCGGTGCCGAAACTCGCTATCGGCCAGCCCGTACAGTTCACCGTCGCCGCGTATCCCGGGCAGAACTTTGTCGGCAAGATCAGCGCGATCAACCCGATCGTCGAAAGCACCACGCGCAACATCCTCGTCCGCGCCACCCTGGCCAACCCCGACGGCAAGCTGCTGCCGGGGATGTTCGCCAGCCTTGAAGTGCTGCTGCCTGATCCGCAAAAGCACATCGTCGTGCCGGAGAGCGCGATCACCTACACCCTGTACGGCAACTCGGTTTATGTGGTCGGGCAGAAGAAGGCCGAGGACGGCAGCGTCGCCAAGGATGAAAACGGCCAACCGCTGCTGATCGCCGAACGTCGTTTCGTCGAGACCGGTGAACGCCGCGATGGCCTGGTGATGATCAACAAGGGCGTACAGAGCGGCGAACAAGTGGTAACGGCGGGCCAGATCAAACTGGACAACGGTGCCCACATCGCCATCAGCGACGACAAGACCCTCGGCGAGCAGAACAGTCCGCCTCGCGCCGACTGA
- a CDS encoding multidrug efflux RND transporter permease subunit, translated as MAFTDPFIRRPVLATVVSLLIVLLGFQAWSKLPLRQYPQMENALITVTTAYPGANAETIQGYITQPMQQSLASAEGIDYMTSVSRQNFSVISIYARIGANTDRLFTELLAKANEVKNKLPQDAEDPVLSKESADASALMYISFFSKDLSNPQITDYLSRVIQPKLATLPGMAEAEILGNQVFAMRLWLDPVKLAGFGLSAADVTAAVRQYNFLSAAGEVKGEYTVTSINANTELKSAEAFAAIPLKVDGDSRVLLRDVARVEMGAENYDSISSFGGTPSVYIGIKATPGANPLDVIKEVRKLMPELEAQLPPNLKSEIAYDATLFIQASIDEVVKTLFEAVLIVIVVVFLFLGALRSVVIPVVTIPLSMIGVMFFMQMMGYSMNLLTLLAMVLAIGLVVDDAIVVVENIHRHIEEGKTPFDAALEGAREIAMPVVSMTITLAAVYAPIGFLTGLTGALFKEFALTLAGAVVISGVVALTLSPMMCAFLLRHEENPSGLAHRLDRVFEGLKRRYQNMLHGTLNTRPVVLVFAVIVLCLIPVFLKFTKSELAPDEDQGIIFMMASAPQPTNLDYLSTYTDEFITIFKEFPEYYSSFQINGYNGVQAGIGGFLLKPWNERSRTQMEILPEVQSKLESIPGLQIFGFNLPSLPGTGEGLPFEFVVNTANDYELLLQVAERIEKRAMESGKFAFVDLDLAFDKPEVVVDIDRDKAAQMGVSMLDLGSTLATLLGEAEINRFTIDGRSYKVIAQVERAYRDNPDWLNNYYVKNTQGELLPLSTLIKVSDRARPRQLNQFQQLNAAKISGFPLVSMGEAIDTVLQIAREEAPAGFAFDYGGASRQYVQEGSALWVTFALALAIIFLVLAAQFESFRDPLVILVTVPLSICGALIPLFLGWSSMNIYTQVGLVTLIGLISKHGILIVEFANQLRKDKGLSAREAVEEAAAIRLRPVLMTTAAMVFGMVPLILATGAGAVSRFDIGMVIATGMSIGTLFTLFVLPCVYTFLAKPDAR; from the coding sequence ATGGCTTTTACCGATCCGTTCATCCGCCGCCCGGTGCTCGCCACCGTGGTCAGCCTGCTGATTGTGCTGCTGGGCTTCCAGGCCTGGAGCAAGCTGCCGCTGCGTCAGTATCCGCAAATGGAAAACGCCCTGATCACGGTGACCACGGCTTATCCCGGGGCCAATGCGGAAACCATCCAGGGCTACATCACCCAGCCGATGCAACAGAGCCTGGCCAGTGCCGAGGGCATCGATTACATGACCTCGGTCAGCCGGCAGAACTTCTCGGTGATTTCGATCTACGCGCGCATCGGTGCCAACACCGACCGCTTGTTCACCGAACTGCTGGCCAAGGCCAACGAGGTGAAGAACAAGCTGCCGCAGGACGCCGAAGACCCGGTGCTGAGCAAGGAATCCGCCGACGCTTCGGCGCTGATGTACATCAGTTTCTTCAGCAAGGACCTGAGCAACCCGCAGATCACCGACTACCTGTCGCGGGTCATCCAGCCAAAACTGGCGACGCTGCCGGGCATGGCCGAAGCGGAAATTCTCGGCAATCAGGTGTTCGCCATGCGTCTGTGGCTCGACCCGGTGAAACTCGCCGGCTTCGGCCTCAGCGCCGCCGACGTGACCGCAGCAGTGCGCCAGTACAACTTCCTCTCCGCCGCCGGCGAGGTGAAAGGCGAGTACACCGTCACCAGCATCAACGCCAACACCGAACTGAAATCCGCCGAGGCCTTCGCGGCGATTCCGCTCAAGGTCGATGGTGACAGCCGCGTGTTGCTGCGCGATGTCGCGCGGGTGGAAATGGGCGCGGAAAACTACGATTCGATCAGCTCGTTCGGCGGCACGCCATCGGTATACATCGGCATCAAGGCGACCCCCGGCGCCAACCCGCTGGACGTGATCAAGGAAGTGCGCAAGCTGATGCCCGAGCTGGAAGCGCAGCTGCCACCGAACCTGAAAAGCGAAATCGCCTACGACGCGACACTGTTCATTCAGGCCTCGATCGATGAGGTGGTGAAAACCCTGTTCGAAGCGGTGCTGATCGTCATCGTCGTGGTGTTCCTGTTCCTCGGCGCGCTGCGTTCGGTAGTGATCCCGGTGGTGACCATTCCGCTGTCGATGATCGGCGTGATGTTCTTCATGCAGATGATGGGTTACTCGATGAACCTGCTGACGCTGCTGGCGATGGTGCTGGCCATCGGTCTGGTGGTGGACGATGCGATCGTCGTCGTGGAGAACATCCACCGGCACATCGAGGAAGGCAAGACGCCGTTCGACGCAGCGCTGGAAGGCGCGCGGGAAATTGCCATGCCGGTGGTGTCGATGACCATCACCCTGGCGGCGGTGTATGCGCCGATCGGTTTTCTCACCGGGCTGACCGGGGCGTTGTTCAAGGAGTTCGCCCTGACCCTGGCTGGAGCAGTGGTGATTTCTGGGGTCGTTGCCCTGACGCTGTCGCCGATGATGTGCGCGTTTCTGTTGCGTCACGAAGAGAATCCCAGCGGCCTGGCCCATCGTCTCGACCGCGTCTTTGAAGGCCTCAAGCGCCGTTATCAAAACATGCTGCATGGCACGCTCAATACGCGGCCGGTGGTGCTGGTGTTTGCGGTGATCGTGCTGTGCCTGATTCCGGTGTTTCTCAAGTTCACCAAGTCGGAACTGGCCCCGGACGAAGATCAGGGCATCATTTTCATGATGGCCAGCGCACCGCAGCCGACCAACCTCGACTACCTGAGCACCTACACCGACGAATTCATCACCATCTTCAAGGAGTTTCCCGAGTACTACTCCTCGTTCCAGATCAACGGCTACAACGGCGTGCAGGCCGGTATCGGCGGCTTCCTGCTCAAGCCATGGAACGAGCGCAGCCGCACGCAGATGGAAATCCTCCCCGAGGTGCAGAGCAAACTGGAGAGCATTCCCGGCCTGCAGATCTTCGGTTTCAACCTGCCCTCCCTGCCCGGCACCGGTGAGGGTCTGCCCTTCGAATTCGTGGTCAACACCGCCAATGACTACGAGCTGCTGCTGCAAGTCGCCGAGCGCATCGAGAAACGCGCCATGGAGTCAGGCAAGTTCGCCTTCGTCGACCTCGATCTGGCGTTCGACAAGCCGGAAGTAGTCGTGGATATCGACCGCGACAAGGCTGCGCAGATGGGCGTGTCGATGCTCGACCTCGGCAGCACGCTGGCGACCTTGCTCGGCGAGGCGGAGATCAACCGCTTCACCATCGACGGGCGCAGCTACAAGGTCATCGCCCAGGTCGAACGGGCCTACCGCGACAATCCGGACTGGCTGAACAATTACTACGTGAAAAACACTCAGGGCGAATTGCTGCCGCTGTCGACGCTGATCAAGGTCAGCGACCGCGCACGACCGCGCCAGCTCAATCAGTTCCAGCAACTCAACGCAGCGAAGATTTCCGGTTTCCCGCTGGTGAGCATGGGCGAAGCCATCGACACCGTGCTGCAAATTGCCCGCGAAGAAGCACCGGCGGGGTTTGCCTTCGACTACGGCGGCGCCTCGCGTCAGTACGTGCAGGAAGGCAGCGCATTGTGGGTAACTTTCGCCCTGGCACTGGCGATCATCTTTCTGGTGCTGGCCGCACAGTTCGAAAGCTTCCGTGATCCGCTGGTGATTCTGGTAACGGTGCCGCTGTCGATTTGCGGTGCGCTGATCCCGTTGTTCCTCGGCTGGTCGAGCATGAACATCTACACCCAGGTCGGGCTGGTGACGCTGATCGGCCTGATCAGCAAGCACGGCATCCTGATCGTCGAGTTTGCCAACCAGTTGCGCAAGGACAAGGGTTTGAGCGCCCGTGAAGCGGTGGAGGAAGCAGCGGCGATTCGCTTGCGCCCGGTGCTGATGACAACGGCGGCAATGGTGTTCGGCATGGTGCCGCTGATTCTGGCCACCGGCGCGGGCGCCGTGAGCCGCTTTGATATCGGCATGGTGATTGCCACGGGGATGTCGATTGGCACGTTGTTCACGTTGTTCGTGCTGCCGTGTGTTTATACCTTCCTGGCTAAGCCAGATGCCAGATAA
- a CDS encoding sensor histidine kinase has product MEFKQSLSQRIIIAFALMSALVAGAFAMGIVATVHLVEEKLISAGLGGDLQRLLLMDNVSDWSHRPEPDQLFYFSGGPGDFDLPKDLRHLDAGFHEVFREQLSYHAMVEVVDGRRYVLLQDQSDFEERERVLFAVVLVGFVLSLALAVFLGWVLARKVMAPVVRLARQVRHRDQLLGLAPPLAPDYAADEVGELAVAFDATLGRLRQALTRERLFTSDVSHELRTPLMVLASSCELLMENPGIDQRGRAQVERIARASEEMRELVQTFLMLARTQNEEAAAAPQQNLTQVAESLLCLWREPIERKGLTLMFEPGNPPDTRYNATLLNAVMGNLLRNALHYTEEGFIRLTLTANGFVVEDSGVGIPEEKREAMFEPFVRGSEKRGEGLGLGLSLVQRICENQGWTVSLSTMDPNGCRFEVDLGVNTGK; this is encoded by the coding sequence ATGGAGTTTAAGCAGAGTCTTTCCCAGCGGATCATCATCGCCTTCGCACTGATGAGCGCACTGGTCGCCGGCGCTTTCGCCATGGGCATCGTTGCGACAGTGCACCTGGTGGAAGAGAAACTGATTTCCGCAGGGCTGGGCGGCGACCTGCAACGTTTGCTGCTGATGGACAACGTCTCCGACTGGAGCCATCGCCCCGAGCCGGATCAGCTGTTTTATTTCAGCGGCGGGCCGGGGGATTTCGATCTGCCCAAGGATCTGCGTCACCTCGATGCCGGTTTCCATGAGGTATTTCGCGAGCAGCTGTCTTATCACGCCATGGTCGAAGTGGTGGATGGTCGGCGTTATGTCTTGCTGCAGGACCAGAGCGATTTCGAAGAGCGCGAGCGCGTGCTGTTTGCCGTGGTGCTGGTGGGCTTCGTGCTCAGTCTGGCGCTGGCGGTGTTTCTTGGCTGGGTGCTCGCGCGCAAGGTGATGGCGCCGGTGGTGCGCCTGGCGCGGCAGGTCCGGCATCGCGACCAGTTGCTCGGGCTGGCACCACCCTTGGCGCCGGATTACGCAGCGGATGAAGTCGGCGAACTGGCGGTGGCGTTCGATGCCACGCTGGGGCGCTTGCGTCAGGCGTTGACCCGCGAACGCCTGTTTACCAGCGACGTCAGCCATGAATTGCGCACGCCGCTGATGGTCCTGGCGAGTTCCTGTGAATTGCTCATGGAAAACCCCGGAATCGATCAACGCGGTCGCGCCCAGGTCGAGCGCATTGCCCGGGCCAGCGAAGAGATGCGCGAACTGGTACAGACTTTCCTGATGCTGGCACGCACACAGAACGAAGAAGCCGCGGCGGCGCCGCAGCAGAATCTCACGCAAGTGGCCGAGAGCCTGCTGTGCCTGTGGCGCGAGCCGATCGAGCGCAAGGGCCTGACGCTGATGTTCGAGCCGGGTAACCCACCTGACACTCGTTACAACGCAACCTTGCTCAATGCGGTGATGGGCAACTTGCTGCGTAACGCACTGCATTACACCGAAGAGGGCTTCATTCGCCTGACCCTCACTGCCAACGGCTTTGTCGTCGAGGACTCGGGGGTGGGCATTCCCGAGGAAAAACGCGAGGCGATGTTCGAGCCGTTCGTGCGCGGCAGCGAGAAGCGGGGCGAGGGGCTGGGCCTTGGCTTGTCGCTGGTGCAGCGCATCTGCGAAAACCAGGGCTGGACGGTCAGCCTGAGCACGATGGACCCCAATGGCTGCCGATTCGAGGTAGATCTTGGCGTGAATACAGGCAAATAG
- a CDS encoding class I SAM-dependent methyltransferase, translated as MAGPIKLDFSEKYDDQHAQRYLRKHKESLGRRLSHWRDEQLGRKALALAGDPGLVLDLPCGAGRFWPMLAEKPNRVIIGADNSESMINTALQGQPADVVKRVQPLHTSAFDIALPDNAVDSIFCMRLLHHIGEAEHRKVILREFERVTRDSVIVSLWVDGNFKAWKRKRAELDRPNRDYQNRFLIPAATIEKEFEQAGFRIQEQLDFIPLYAMWRVYVLRKR; from the coding sequence ATGGCCGGCCCGATCAAGCTCGATTTTTCCGAAAAGTACGACGACCAACACGCACAACGCTACCTGCGCAAGCACAAGGAAAGCCTTGGCCGCCGCCTGTCGCACTGGCGCGACGAGCAATTGGGTCGCAAGGCTCTGGCTCTGGCGGGGGATCCCGGTCTGGTGCTGGATCTGCCCTGCGGTGCCGGACGCTTCTGGCCAATGCTCGCGGAGAAACCCAACCGGGTAATCATTGGTGCGGACAATTCCGAGTCAATGATCAATACCGCGCTGCAGGGGCAGCCGGCGGATGTGGTCAAGCGTGTACAACCGCTGCACACCTCGGCGTTCGATATTGCTTTGCCGGATAACGCGGTCGACAGCATCTTCTGCATGCGCCTTCTTCACCATATCGGTGAAGCCGAGCACCGCAAGGTTATCCTGCGCGAATTCGAGCGGGTCACCCGTGACAGCGTGATTGTTTCATTGTGGGTCGACGGCAACTTCAAGGCCTGGAAGCGCAAACGCGCCGAGCTCGACCGGCCGAATCGTGATTACCAGAACCGCTTTCTGATTCCGGCGGCGACGATCGAAAAAGAATTTGAACAGGCGGGTTTCCGCATCCAGGAACAACTGGACTTTATACCGCTCTATGCGATGTGGCGGGTTTACGTATTACGCAAGAGGTAG